TCTCGAGGATTTTGATCGCCGTCGATGGCTCTGAGCACTCCGCCAGGGCCCTTCACTATGTGGGAACGCTCTTGCGCGATACTCGCGACGTGCAGGTCACATTGTTTCACGTGCTGAAACCGATGCCACGCGAACTCCTGGAACATGGCGGATCTGAAGATCCCGCAGAAGAAGTTCGTCTTGCCAAGAAATTACAGGAGGACCAAGAAAACTGGCTCATCGCAGAAAGCCGGTTTGAACACCCGATTTTATTGACAGCGCTGGAGCTGTTTGGAAAGACCGGATTTCCTCTGGATCGGGTTACGCTGAAGTTTGGCCACGAAGATGATATCGCTCACACGATTCTTGACGAGGCCCGCACTGGAGGTTACCAGACCATCGTCGTGAGCCGTCACGGCTCGAAGAGGGTGAAACTATTTTTCGGCGGAGGTATCACGGATCAGCTGCTGCGTGACGCGTCCGGATACACATTGTGGATCGTGGAATAACTGAACGGGCGACATCCTGCTCGTCTCCTTGGCGGCGACTTTGCTTTGAAACAACAAGGGCGACCTACATTACTGTAGGTCGCCCATTGTAGTTCTTCAGGCGCTAAAGTTGTCACTACTATTCAGCCACCGAAGTGCCAGTCTCCCGCTTAGT
This portion of the Nitrospirota bacterium genome encodes:
- a CDS encoding universal stress protein; the protein is MSQPPPTTVHPWKALLSRILIAVDGSEHSARALHYVGTLLRDTRDVQVTLFHVLKPMPRELLEHGGSEDPAEEVRLAKKLQEDQENWLIAESRFEHPILLTALELFGKTGFPLDRVTLKFGHEDDIAHTILDEARTGGYQTIVVSRHGSKRVKLFFGGGITDQLLRDASGYTLWIVE